The Vibrio alginolyticus NBRC 15630 = ATCC 17749 genomic sequence TTGTGCTTAGTCAAAATAGGCTCCAGAGATGAGGTTAAGGCAGCAGTTGCGCAAGTTGTTGGCAGAAAGGATGCGAACTTTGCTGAATGGCTTGCCATGGTGCGCCATAAGCCACCATGGTGTTGTCCGCAATCACCAAGACTTTGTCACACGCCAAAGCCGCAGACAGATCGTGCGTGATCAACAAACCACTGATGTTGCGTTGCTGAACACTGCTGCGGAACAACTCAAGGATCTCCGCTTCGGTGATTGGATCGAGCGCACTGGTGGGCTCATCAGCGATGATCAAGTTGGCACTACCAAGCAATGCAATGGCAATACAAATACGCTGGCGCTGACCACCAGATAGCTGACTTGGATGCTGCGCCAATGCTGCTTTTGGATCCGCAAATCCGAGTTGAGACAACAAGGTCGTCACCGTGTCTCGGTTTGCTGAAGACAAGCGCGTTTTGTTGCCCGTCAATGCCAAACACAGTTGTTGTTCGACAGAGGCCAATGGATTCAGTGCTTTGAGTGCATCTTGGAAAATGACCGCGGGACGCTGCGACTGACTGCGTTGCAGCATGACAGTTTGTGCGACTTCACTGCTGTTAAGCTGGATACTTCCGTCTACCCAAATATCAGACGGCAAAAAACCTGCGACGGCTTTCGACAACATGGATTTACCAATGCCGGAAGGTCCCATAATGGCAAGAACTTCACCTTGAAACAGCTCAAAAGAAATGTCTTTGAAGAGTGTGCGCTCTGAGTCTGTAAGGCTGAGATTATTAACGGAGAGTATTGGTCGAGAAATCACGGCATCAAAATAAATGTAATAATATAACATCACAAATAATATCATGCGGGTTAAAGCAAGGAAACCAGTCGGAGGGGTTATTTCATCACCTTTTTCAGATTTATCAACAAGGGCAGATGGCTCCACCCTTGTTATAAGAACATCTAAATTAGGTCGTTTGTGACAGTGTGAATTACTGACACTTTTGTTTGACTTGTTCGAGGTATGGGAACAAGAAGACAAAGCGCCCAACGTAGAACAGAGTGAATGCCAGCCATAAACCGTGGTTGCCCCAATATTGCACCGCAATAAATTGAGTCACTAAGAACAACACCATGGTTAGAAAGGTAGAGTTACGCACTGGTCGCGTCGTCCCTGTACCGGTAAAGATGCCGTAAAACGTAAGACCAAAACCAGCAACCAACGGGAATGCCAATAACCAAGGGCTCATGTCTAGATACAGTTCAACAAGGTTTGGCAAGGTGGTAAACAACATCACCACTTGGTGTTTGAACAGCACTAACAGCAAGGTCAAGACAACAACGAACGC encodes the following:
- a CDS encoding ATP-binding cassette domain-containing protein; translation: MISRPILSVNNLSLTDSERTLFKDISFELFQGEVLAIMGPSGIGKSMLSKAVAGFLPSDIWVDGSIQLNSSEVAQTVMLQRSQSQRPAVIFQDALKALNPLASVEQQLCLALTGNKTRLSSANRDTVTTLLSQLGFADPKAALAQHPSQLSGGQRQRICIAIALLGSANLIIADEPTSALDPITEAEILELFRSSVQQRNISGLLITHDLSAALACDKVLVIADNTMVAYGAPWQAIQQSSHPFCQQLAQLLP